The genomic DNA AATCGAAGAGAATTCAGGCAACGTCTGGGATATCCGTTTTATATCTTCCTTAACAACATTTATCTTGTTTGTTATCGGAATCTTTATCGCCATTCTATTTGGATTTGATCTTGCTGAGGAATTTAAACTCATCACTTTTCCTGCTGTACTATTACTGATTATGGCTGGAATTCTAGGCCCTCTAATTGGCTCTCTATTGATGAGCATGTCGATCGGCCAGATTGGTGCTTCTCAGGCTTCCGCATTGTGGGGGGGATCCAACCCATTCTTTGCTGCTTTACTCGCTTACTTTTTTCTCGGAGAAAAACCAGGTTTAATTGGACTTTTTTCTATTTTGTTGATCGTAATAGGAATAACAGTTATTGGCTACCATCGTTACGAAGGCACAGCTATGCTTCTGAAAAAAACAAAATTAGCAGGTGGTTTTATTGCGTTGCTGTCTGGATTAAGTTTTTCCCTGTCCCAGGTCAGCCGAGGCGCGGCTTTAAAAATGGGCGCTACTCCAAATACGGCATTCTTAGTATTTTTCTTTACTACCGCTTTTCTTCTTCTTATAATTACTTACTTTAAAAATAAAGGAAATCTGAAACGTATAACGTCTATCAATCGCAAAAGCCTATACTGCTATATTTTTTCCGGCATCAGCGTTCTCGTGGGAGCCTACGGACTTTTAACGGCTTTTACCCTTATTCCAGTCTGGCAGGCTATTGCCATCAGGAATATCCAGCCTCTGATAGTAATTATTTTATCGTGGTTCTTTCTTAAACAGGTCGATAGGATTAATTTACGCCTCATTCTGGGGGCTTTTTTAGTTACAGTCGGCGTGGTTATCTTAAATATCTACTAGTAATTAATCGGATACTGTAAGCCCCGGCTAGCGAGCTATGTTTTCACCAAGTTGAAATACTTTATCGGATAAGCAAACCCTGATACTGTTCGCTCCGGATCATTTCGCGGAGAATTACTGCCGGTTCGCCTTCAAGCTTCAGCAGGCAGCCTCAACAGTCGACACTTAAGTCTCCGGCCTCGGTCTGCCTCTCCGGAAAGCTGAAGCAGTATTAATCATTCCGGAGAGGCATAATACGTATGGGGACATATTGACCGAAGGTTATGTGTCCCCTGACAACTTTATTTCGGCTCACCGGTAATTCTAACCCCTCATGCTAATGTCGCTTACAGTATCAGGGTCTGCTTATCCTGCTCCAGGTTGGTTTGCTTGCTTAAAAACAGAACAAGCATGCAATAAGGCGGATGCTGTAAGCCTTCAGCGAATCATTAAGCGAGTGGCGTAGAATCGCCGGCGAAACAAAGACTATAAAGAGATCCGGCCTTTAAAAATATTAAATTCTGCTTCAGTTTTTTTAAAAGGCCGGACCGAGGCCGGAGACTTAAGTGTCGACTGTCGAGGTTTCTCTTGGAAGGCTGCAGTTGAGCCGCAGCAATTCTCAGCGAGCTTACGTGAGCCAAGGCTTACAGCATTCGTCTGGAAGATTATCCGAACCAGAACACTTCAGTAGTAAATAATCGTAGCAAACAGTGTAAACGTTTACGAAAATTATGTTATAATTGGTAATGGAATGCCAATTAAATCCGAGGTGAATTGACTGTGCGACGCATATATTTTTTCGCAATACTGGTCATTTTCATAACAATTTCCTTCATAATAGGCATGAAAACCGGCTCTGCTTTTCCGCCGGAAGCTATATTCAATGGCTTATTTGAAACATCCGCCGAAGAGGTTGAAGAAGAACCTGCGCCTGAGCCTGAAGA from Bacillota bacterium includes the following:
- a CDS encoding EamA family transporter produces the protein MGGIIVLIAALGFSLDSIFVRKGLIEENSGNVWDIRFISSLTTFILFVIGIFIAILFGFDLAEEFKLITFPAVLLLIMAGILGPLIGSLLMSMSIGQIGASQASALWGGSNPFFAALLAYFFLGEKPGLIGLFSILLIVIGITVIGYHRYEGTAMLLKKTKLAGGFIALLSGLSFSLSQVSRGAALKMGATPNTAFLVFFFTTAFLLLIITYFKNKGNLKRITSINRKSLYCYIFSGISVLVGAYGLLTAFTLIPVWQAIAIRNIQPLIVIILSWFFLKQVDRINLRLILGAFLVTVGVVILNIY